A genome region from Bacillaceae bacterium IKA-2 includes the following:
- a CDS encoding acyl-CoA dehydrogenase: MELRFNEEQEMMRKMVRDFAQEQIAPIIEHMEETDEFPIDVVKKMGELGLMGIPISEEYGGSGMDFISYIIAIHELSKVSATVGVILSVHTSVGTNPILYFGTEAQKQKFVPKLASGEYIGAFAITEPGAGSDAASIKTTAVRKGDHYVLNGSKIFITNAGEADTYIVSTKTDPNAGSRGITTFIVEKDTPGFSVGKKERKMGLHGSNTSELIFEDALVPAENILGAEGEGFKIAMANLDVGRIGIAAQSLGIAEAALEASITYAKERKQFGKPIGVQQGLGFKLADMATKVEAAKLLVYRAAHLREQGLPCGQESSMAKLFASKTAMEVSTEAIQVFGGYGYTKDYPVERYFRDAKVCEIYEGTSEIQKIVLSKHLLKD, encoded by the coding sequence ATGGAATTACGTTTTAATGAAGAACAAGAAATGATGCGGAAAATGGTACGCGATTTTGCACAAGAACAAATTGCCCCAATTATCGAACATATGGAAGAAACCGATGAATTTCCTATAGATGTCGTCAAAAAAATGGGAGAACTAGGTTTAATGGGTATTCCTATTTCCGAAGAATACGGCGGATCTGGAATGGACTTCATTTCTTATATAATTGCTATTCATGAGTTATCAAAAGTAAGTGCCACAGTTGGAGTTATTTTATCAGTACACACTTCAGTAGGTACAAATCCAATTCTTTATTTCGGTACAGAAGCACAAAAACAAAAATTTGTTCCGAAGCTAGCTTCAGGAGAGTATATCGGCGCTTTCGCGATTACGGAACCTGGAGCAGGTAGTGATGCCGCTAGCATCAAAACGACAGCAGTTAGAAAAGGTGATCATTACGTACTAAACGGTTCGAAAATTTTCATTACAAATGCCGGAGAAGCAGATACGTATATTGTTTCAACAAAAACAGATCCGAATGCTGGGTCAAGAGGGATTACAACATTTATTGTTGAAAAAGATACTCCTGGCTTTTCAGTTGGGAAAAAGGAAAGGAAAATGGGCTTACACGGCTCTAATACAAGCGAGTTAATATTTGAAGATGCCCTCGTTCCGGCAGAAAATATCCTCGGGGCCGAAGGAGAAGGTTTTAAGATTGCGATGGCTAATCTTGATGTTGGCCGGATTGGAATAGCTGCTCAATCACTTGGGATTGCAGAAGCTGCCCTAGAAGCCTCAATCACATATGCAAAAGAAAGAAAGCAATTTGGTAAGCCAATCGGTGTACAACAAGGCTTAGGTTTTAAGCTAGCTGATATGGCAACAAAAGTTGAAGCTGCAAAACTTTTAGTTTATCGTGCTGCTCATTTACGAGAACAAGGATTACCTTGTGGCCAAGAATCTTCGATGGCGAAGTTATTTGCTTCGAAGACTGCGATGGAAGTGTCTACTGAAGCAATTCAAGTATTTGGCGGATATGGCTACACGAAAGATTATCCAGTTGAACGCTATTTTAGAGATGCTAAAGTTTGTGAAATTTATGAAGGAACGAGTGAAATTCAAAAAATCGTGCTTAGTAAGCATCTATTAAAAGACTAG
- a CDS encoding acyl-CoA dehydrogenase — protein sequence MNFSLTEEQDMIKKMVRDFAKNEVAPSAAERDEEERFDRGIFDLMGELGLTGIPWPEEYGGIGGDFVSYCIAVEELSRVCASVGVTLSAHTSLAGWPVYKYGTEEQKQKFLRPMAEGKKLGAYGLTEAGAGSDVSAMKTTAKKDGDDFILDGAKIFITNGGDAEIYIVFAVTQPELKHKGVSAFIVEKGTPGFSFGKKEKKLGIRSSSTLEIIFDGCRIPKENLLGKEGEGFKIAMTTLDGGRNGIAAQAVGIAQGALDAAIDYAKERKQFGKPIGVQQGLGFKLADMAVKVEASRLLTYQAAWRESEGISYGKESAMSKLFAGDSAMEVTIEAVQVFGGYGYTKDYPVERYMRDAKITQIYEGTNEIQRLVISKMLMAD from the coding sequence ATGAATTTTTCATTAACTGAAGAACAAGATATGATAAAAAAAATGGTCCGTGATTTTGCAAAAAATGAAGTAGCTCCATCTGCAGCAGAGCGTGATGAGGAAGAACGTTTTGATCGTGGAATTTTTGATTTGATGGGCGAATTAGGCTTAACAGGAATTCCGTGGCCAGAAGAGTACGGTGGAATCGGTGGCGATTTTGTCTCTTATTGTATCGCTGTTGAAGAGCTATCTCGTGTTTGTGCGTCGGTTGGGGTAACTTTATCAGCCCATACTTCGTTAGCTGGGTGGCCTGTTTATAAATATGGTACAGAAGAGCAAAAGCAAAAGTTTTTACGTCCAATGGCTGAAGGTAAGAAGCTAGGCGCTTACGGCTTAACGGAGGCTGGAGCAGGATCAGACGTATCTGCTATGAAAACAACAGCGAAAAAAGACGGCGATGACTTTATTTTAGATGGTGCAAAGATCTTTATTACAAACGGTGGCGACGCAGAAATTTATATTGTTTTTGCAGTAACGCAACCAGAATTAAAGCATAAAGGGGTAAGTGCATTTATCGTTGAAAAAGGTACTCCTGGTTTCTCTTTTGGTAAAAAAGAAAAGAAATTAGGGATTCGTTCTTCATCAACTTTGGAGATTATTTTTGATGGTTGCCGTATTCCAAAAGAAAATCTGCTTGGTAAAGAAGGAGAAGGTTTCAAAATTGCGATGACGACGTTAGATGGTGGCCGAAATGGGATTGCTGCTCAAGCCGTTGGGATTGCCCAGGGAGCACTAGATGCCGCGATTGACTATGCAAAAGAAAGAAAGCAATTTGGTAAGCCAATTGGAGTTCAGCAAGGCTTAGGGTTTAAGTTAGCTGATATGGCCGTAAAGGTAGAAGCATCAAGACTATTAACGTATCAAGCTGCTTGGCGTGAAAGTGAAGGTATTTCATACGGAAAAGAGTCAGCAATGTCAAAATTATTTGCAGGCGATTCTGCAATGGAAGTAACAATTGAAGCGGTTCAAGTCTTCGGTGGCTATGGCTATACAAAGGATTATCCGGTCGAGCGTTACATGAGAGATGCAAAAATTACCCAAATTTACGAAGGTACAAATGAAATTCAACGCCTCGTAATTTCGAAAATGCTTATGGCAGACTGA
- a CDS encoding TetR/AcrR family transcriptional regulator, producing the protein MQKKKVPSMVKDQQLIKKRREQMIKAAVNLFKQKGFHRTTTREIAKESGFSIGTLYEYIGSKEDILYLVCDSIYDEVSERLKKRLKNNIHGIEKLISAISALFHVIDDLQDEVLVMYQESKSLPKEALAYVLQKEMEMTSMIEQVICDCVEEGHIQLSNKEVEIAAHNILVQAHMWTFRRWAVQGKYTVDEYINIQSNLILKGLLKNSGG; encoded by the coding sequence TTGCAAAAGAAAAAAGTACCCTCGATGGTAAAAGATCAGCAGCTTATAAAAAAAAGACGAGAACAAATGATTAAAGCCGCGGTTAATCTTTTTAAACAAAAGGGTTTTCATCGAACCACAACAAGGGAAATTGCCAAAGAGTCCGGATTTAGCATTGGAACGTTATATGAGTATATAGGCTCAAAGGAAGATATCCTTTATCTTGTTTGTGACTCTATTTATGACGAAGTTAGCGAAAGACTAAAAAAGCGACTGAAAAATAATATTCATGGTATTGAAAAATTAATATCAGCGATCTCGGCCCTTTTTCACGTAATTGATGATTTACAAGACGAGGTTCTCGTCATGTATCAAGAATCAAAATCTTTGCCAAAAGAAGCATTGGCATACGTTTTACAAAAGGAAATGGAGATGACTTCGATGATCGAACAGGTCATTTGCGACTGTGTCGAAGAAGGCCATATCCAATTGTCTAATAAAGAAGTGGAAATCGCTGCTCATAACATTTTAGTTCAAGCTCATATGTGGACGTTTCGTCGTTGGGCTGTCCAAGGGAAATATACAGTGGACGAGTACATTAATATCCAATCAAACTTAATACTTAAGGGATTACTTAAAAATTCTGGGGGATGA
- a CDS encoding methylmalonyl-CoA mutase family protein, which translates to MEKIETYRPKNHVRFLTASSLFDGHDASINIMRRMLQSTGAEVIHLGHNRSTEELVNAAIQEDVQGIALSSYQGGHMEYFKYMYDLLKEQGASHIRIYGGGGGVIIPAEIKELHEYGIARVFSPEDGRTHGLQGMINMMMEECDFPTVKSVTGEIDQLTEKNAKAIARLITLAEKQELQSLDATTTIESAFEKIKSLAQNVPVVGITGTGGAGKSSLTDELVRRFLYEFEDKTVAILSIDPTKQKTGGALLGDRIRMNAIDSPRVFMRSLATRGSKMEISKGIRDAIEVVKAAAYDLVIVETSGIGQGDAAIVEFVDISMYVMTSEFGAPSQLEKIDMIDYADLICINKFERKGSEDALRDVKKQYQRSRELFDQNPDEMPVYGTIASQFNDQGTNTLFVALLNSINEKFATNWTSQLETTNNVFKQNLIIPPERSQYLFDIVSTIRDYKAYTEEQVAYARKVYQIKGTIEALTTMGDAQTEMFTQLEKAQNFYEQKLAPETKTIIEKWPALKESYSKDEFITKSRDKEIRTELRVESLSGLKIPKVSLPNFEDWGEIVRWCLKENVPGEFPYTAGVFPFKRKGEDPKRQFAGEGTPERTNRRLHYLSEGDEAKRLSTAFDSVTLYGEDPDYRPDIYGKVGESGVSICTLADIKKLYAGFELCAPSTSVSMTINGPAPIMLAMFMNTAIDQQIEKFEVEQKRPATDDEKEKLKVQTLENVRGTVQADILKEDQGQNTCIFSTEFALRMMGDIQQYFIDNNVRNYYSVSISGYHIAEAGANPISQLAFTLANGFTFVEYYLSRGMKIDDFAPNLSFFFSNGLDAEYTVIGRVARKIWSTVMKNRYKANERSQKLKYHIQTSGRSLHAQEIDFNDIRTTLQALMAISDNCNSLHTNAYDEAVTTPTEESVRRAMAIQLIITKELGLAINENSLQGSFVIDELTDLVEEAVLEQLQKINDRGGVLGAMETQYQRGKIQEESMYYEMKKHSGELPIIGVNTYLNPNAPSAEDFEMEIARATKEEKEQQINNLRSFQEANKDVSEEALKQLQQIAMSNGNIFAELMNTVKVASLGQITNALYKVGGQYRRNM; encoded by the coding sequence ATGGAAAAGATCGAAACTTATCGGCCGAAAAACCATGTCCGCTTTTTAACTGCATCTAGTTTATTTGATGGACACGATGCATCAATAAATATTATGAGAAGAATGCTACAATCAACTGGTGCAGAAGTCATTCATTTAGGACATAATCGTTCAACTGAAGAGCTTGTCAATGCAGCGATTCAAGAAGACGTTCAAGGGATTGCCTTGTCATCATATCAAGGTGGTCATATGGAATATTTTAAATATATGTATGATCTGTTAAAGGAACAAGGAGCTTCTCATATCCGCATTTACGGCGGCGGTGGCGGGGTAATTATTCCTGCTGAAATTAAAGAACTTCATGAATATGGAATTGCTCGAGTTTTTTCACCTGAAGATGGTCGGACACATGGTCTTCAAGGGATGATCAACATGATGATGGAAGAGTGTGATTTCCCAACTGTCAAGTCAGTAACTGGCGAAATTGACCAACTTACTGAAAAGAATGCCAAAGCAATCGCTAGGTTAATTACCTTAGCAGAAAAGCAGGAACTTCAAAGTCTGGATGCAACTACAACAATAGAAAGTGCCTTTGAAAAAATCAAGTCGCTAGCCCAAAATGTACCAGTTGTTGGAATTACAGGAACCGGTGGAGCTGGTAAAAGCTCGTTAACTGATGAGTTAGTCAGACGTTTTTTATATGAATTTGAGGATAAGACGGTAGCCATTCTTTCTATTGATCCGACAAAACAAAAAACGGGTGGAGCTTTACTTGGTGACCGGATTCGTATGAATGCAATTGATTCACCACGTGTATTTATGCGTTCGTTGGCAACTCGTGGTTCGAAAATGGAAATTTCAAAAGGGATTCGTGATGCCATTGAGGTAGTCAAGGCAGCCGCGTATGATCTAGTTATTGTTGAAACAAGTGGAATCGGACAAGGCGATGCGGCAATCGTTGAATTTGTTGACATCTCTATGTACGTTATGACAAGTGAATTTGGTGCTCCTTCACAGCTTGAAAAAATTGATATGATTGATTACGCTGACTTAATTTGTATTAATAAGTTTGAGCGAAAAGGCTCTGAAGATGCCCTTAGAGATGTAAAAAAGCAATATCAACGCAGCCGCGAGTTATTTGATCAAAATCCAGATGAAATGCCTGTCTATGGTACAATTGCTAGTCAATTTAATGACCAAGGCACAAACACTTTGTTTGTGGCACTACTGAATAGTATTAACGAAAAATTCGCAACGAATTGGACATCTCAACTTGAGACTACGAATAACGTTTTCAAGCAAAACTTAATTATTCCGCCGGAACGTTCACAATATTTATTTGATATTGTTTCAACAATCCGTGACTACAAAGCATATACGGAAGAACAAGTAGCATATGCACGAAAAGTGTACCAAATCAAGGGTACGATCGAGGCTTTAACAACGATGGGTGATGCCCAAACTGAAATGTTTACTCAGTTAGAAAAAGCTCAGAATTTTTATGAGCAGAAATTAGCTCCGGAAACAAAAACAATTATTGAGAAATGGCCAGCTCTAAAAGAAAGCTATTCTAAAGATGAGTTTATTACAAAAAGTCGTGATAAAGAAATTCGTACTGAACTTAGGGTTGAAAGCCTCTCTGGACTGAAAATCCCAAAAGTTTCTTTACCGAATTTTGAAGATTGGGGCGAAATTGTTCGTTGGTGCCTAAAAGAAAATGTACCTGGAGAATTTCCTTATACAGCGGGTGTGTTTCCGTTCAAACGTAAAGGCGAAGATCCAAAGCGTCAATTTGCAGGTGAGGGCACCCCAGAAAGAACAAACAGAAGGTTACATTACTTATCAGAAGGCGATGAAGCAAAGCGCTTAAGCACAGCTTTTGACTCAGTTACTCTTTACGGGGAAGATCCTGATTACCGACCAGATATATATGGAAAAGTCGGTGAAAGTGGTGTAAGTATTTGTACTCTAGCAGATATAAAAAAACTTTATGCAGGCTTTGAACTCTGTGCGCCTTCGACTTCTGTTTCGATGACGATTAACGGGCCAGCACCGATCATGCTTGCGATGTTTATGAATACAGCGATTGATCAACAAATTGAAAAATTTGAAGTTGAGCAAAAGCGTCCTGCAACAGACGACGAAAAGGAAAAATTAAAAGTACAAACTTTAGAAAACGTTCGCGGTACAGTTCAAGCTGATATTTTAAAAGAAGATCAAGGCCAAAATACTTGTATCTTCTCAACAGAGTTTGCACTGCGAATGATGGGAGATATTCAACAGTACTTTATTGATAATAATGTCCGTAATTACTATTCGGTTTCTATCTCTGGCTATCATATCGCTGAAGCAGGCGCAAACCCAATTAGTCAACTTGCCTTTACACTGGCTAATGGATTCACGTTTGTAGAGTATTACTTAAGTCGCGGCATGAAGATCGATGATTTTGCACCAAACCTATCATTTTTCTTCTCAAATGGACTAGATGCTGAGTACACGGTAATTGGTCGCGTTGCTAGAAAAATTTGGTCAACTGTCATGAAAAATAGATATAAAGCTAATGAACGTAGCCAAAAATTAAAATATCATATTCAAACTTCTGGACGTTCACTTCATGCTCAAGAAATAGATTTCAATGATATTCGCACCACACTTCAAGCGCTGATGGCTATTTCCGACAATTGTAACTCACTTCATACAAATGCTTATGATGAAGCTGTTACAACGCCTACTGAAGAGTCAGTGCGCCGTGCGATGGCAATCCAACTTATTATTACAAAAGAGCTTGGTCTTGCTATAAATGAGAACTCCTTACAAGGCTCGTTTGTCATCGATGAACTAACGGATTTAGTTGAGGAAGCGGTGTTAGAACAACTCCAAAAAATCAATGACCGTGGCGGCGTATTAGGAGCGATGGAAACACAATATCAACGAGGTAAAATTCAAGAAGAGTCAATGTACTATGAAATGAAAAAGCATAGTGGTGAACTTCCTATTATTGGGGTTAATACGTATCTAAATCCAAATGCCCCATCTGCGGAAGATTTTGAAATGGAAATTGCACGTGCAACAAAAGAAGAAAAAGAACAACAAATTAATAATTTACGCTCGTTCCAAGAAGCCAATAAAGATGTTTCTGAGGAAGCTCTTAAGCAGCTTCAACAAATAGCGATGTCAAATGGTAACATCTTTGCTGAACTTATGAATACGGTAAAAGTAGCAAGTCTTGGTCAAATCACTAATGCCCTATACAAAGTCGGCGGTCAGTACCGTCGGAATATGTAA
- the rpoE gene encoding DNA-directed RNA polymerase subunit delta, whose translation MELKGRVNLALSKYKKEELKEMPMIEITYELMKTEKQTFLFKDLIKRVAKLKGMNESEVTDRISYLYTDLNIDGRFISLGENRWGLRTWYPYDESDEEITQTVRRKKAKKAADDKAALDLNAGFDDIDEDLEDEFEDLEDELDELVSEEDDDDEDVDDKDIDLDDVVAGVDTDKDDDEDDDEDEDDKKL comes from the coding sequence ATGGAATTGAAAGGACGTGTCAATTTGGCGCTAAGTAAGTATAAAAAAGAAGAATTAAAAGAAATGCCAATGATTGAAATTACTTACGAACTTATGAAAACTGAAAAACAAACGTTTTTATTTAAGGACTTGATCAAGCGTGTTGCAAAACTTAAGGGAATGAATGAGAGCGAAGTAACGGACCGAATTTCATATCTTTATACAGATTTAAATATTGATGGTCGTTTTATTTCCCTTGGTGAAAATCGTTGGGGTTTAAGGACTTGGTATCCGTATGACGAATCCGATGAAGAAATAACTCAAACAGTTCGTCGTAAAAAAGCGAAAAAAGCTGCTGATGATAAAGCTGCTCTTGACCTAAATGCAGGTTTTGATGATATTGATGAAGATTTAGAAGATGAGTTTGAAGATCTTGAAGATGAATTAGATGAGCTTGTTAGTGAAGAAGATGACGATGACGAAGATGTTGATGACAAGGATATTGATTTAGATGATGTAGTAGCCGGTGTCGACACTGATAAAGATGACGATGAAGATGACGATGAAGATGAGGATGACAAAAAGCTCTAG
- a CDS encoding CTP synthase, whose translation MTTKYIFVTGGVVSSLGKGITAASLGRLLKNRGLKVTIQKFDPYINVDPGTMSPYQHGEVFVTDDGAETDLDLGHYERFIDINLSKNSNVTTGKIYSTVLKKERRGDFLGGTVQVIPHVTNEIKERVFRAGRENAPDVVITEIGGTVGDIESLPFLEAIRQIKSDVGVGNVMYIHCTLIPYLAAAKEMKSKPTQHSVKELRSLGIQPNVIVVRTERPVPDEMKDKISLFCDIEKAAVIEARDVDTLYQVPLDLQRQKFDQYVCDYLKLDCQEADMTEWEALVKQVKNLSKKVTIGLVGKYVALQDAYLSVAESLRHAGYAFDSDIEIKWINSEEVTAENVGDFLNDVDGILVPGGFGDRGYEGKISAIKYARENKVPFLGICLGMQLASVEFARNVLNLAGANSAELDPETKFPIIDLLPEQKYVEDMGGTLRLGLYPCKLIEGSIAYQAYQEPVVYERHRHRYEFNNDYRAQMEEAGFIFSGISPDGRLVEIIELADHPYFIASQFHPEFVSRPTRPQPLFKEFIKAALNKA comes from the coding sequence ATGACGACGAAATATATTTTTGTAACTGGTGGAGTTGTATCATCGCTTGGAAAAGGAATTACCGCTGCTTCATTAGGGCGTTTATTAAAAAATCGTGGTTTAAAAGTGACGATTCAAAAGTTTGATCCCTACATTAACGTTGATCCAGGAACAATGAGCCCTTATCAACATGGCGAAGTTTTTGTTACAGATGATGGTGCAGAAACTGACCTAGACTTAGGACATTATGAGCGTTTTATTGATATTAATTTAAGTAAAAACAGTAACGTAACAACAGGAAAGATTTACTCCACTGTACTTAAAAAAGAACGTCGTGGTGACTTTTTAGGTGGAACTGTTCAGGTCATCCCTCATGTTACAAATGAAATTAAAGAACGTGTTTTCCGTGCGGGTAGAGAAAACGCACCTGACGTAGTAATTACGGAAATTGGTGGGACGGTTGGGGATATCGAGTCGTTACCGTTTTTAGAGGCAATTCGCCAAATCAAAAGTGATGTAGGTGTCGGTAATGTTATGTACATCCATTGTACGCTGATCCCTTACTTAGCTGCAGCAAAAGAAATGAAATCAAAGCCAACTCAACATAGTGTTAAAGAATTACGCAGTCTTGGAATTCAGCCTAATGTAATTGTTGTCCGTACAGAACGTCCTGTTCCAGATGAGATGAAAGATAAAATCTCTTTATTTTGCGATATTGAAAAAGCTGCTGTTATTGAAGCGCGTGATGTGGATACGTTGTATCAAGTTCCGCTTGATCTTCAAAGACAAAAATTTGATCAATATGTTTGTGACTATTTAAAACTAGACTGCCAAGAAGCAGACATGACAGAGTGGGAAGCGCTTGTGAAGCAGGTCAAAAACCTCTCGAAGAAGGTAACTATTGGTTTAGTCGGAAAGTATGTAGCGCTTCAAGATGCCTATCTTTCAGTAGCGGAATCATTAAGACATGCTGGTTACGCCTTTGATTCAGATATCGAGATTAAATGGATCAACTCAGAAGAGGTAACAGCGGAAAATGTAGGAGACTTCTTAAATGACGTTGACGGCATTTTAGTTCCAGGTGGTTTTGGAGACCGTGGCTATGAGGGAAAAATTTCAGCGATCAAGTATGCTCGTGAAAATAAAGTTCCTTTTCTTGGGATTTGCTTAGGAATGCAATTAGCTTCAGTTGAATTTGCCAGAAATGTCTTAAACTTAGCTGGCGCAAATTCAGCAGAGCTTGATCCTGAAACCAAATTTCCGATCATCGACCTTTTACCAGAACAAAAATATGTTGAAGATATGGGTGGCACGTTACGCCTTGGTCTTTATCCATGTAAGTTAATAGAAGGTTCAATAGCTTATCAAGCTTATCAAGAGCCAGTAGTGTACGAGCGCCATCGTCATCGTTATGAATTTAATAATGACTACCGTGCTCAAATGGAAGAAGCAGGTTTTATATTTTCAGGGATAAGCCCAGATGGTCGCTTAGTGGAAATTATTGAATTAGCAGATCATCCTTATTTTATTGCATCTCAGTTTCATCCGGAATTTGTATCACGACCAACAAGACCTCAACCATTATTTAAAGAGTTTATCAAAGCAGCATTAAACAAAGCGTAG
- a CDS encoding response regulator: MKKKILIVDDQYGIRILLTEIFQKDGYKTFQAGSGVQALAIVEETLPDLVILDMKIPGMDGLEILKRLKEYNSDIKVIMMTAYGELDMINKAMDLGAVTHFAKPFDIDEIRDEIKKQLL; this comes from the coding sequence TTGAAAAAGAAAATTTTAATAGTCGATGACCAGTATGGAATACGAATTCTTTTAACTGAAATTTTTCAAAAAGATGGCTATAAAACATTTCAAGCCGGAAGTGGTGTACAAGCATTAGCGATTGTCGAGGAAACTCTTCCTGACTTAGTGATCTTAGACATGAAAATTCCAGGGATGGATGGATTAGAAATTTTAAAGCGTTTAAAAGAGTATAATTCAGATATCAAGGTTATTATGATGACAGCATATGGTGAGTTAGATATGATTAACAAGGCGATGGATTTAGGAGCGGTTACTCACTTTGCAAAACCATTTGATATTGATGAAATAAGAGACGAGATTAAAAAACAGTTACTTTAG
- a CDS encoding class II fructose-bisphosphate aldolase produces the protein MPLVSMKEMLEKAKREGYAVGQYNLNNLEFTQAILQAAEEEQSPVILGVSEGAARYMGGFKTIVKIVEALMEEYKTTVPVAIHLDHGSSYQKCAEAIHAGFTSVMIDASHGPFEENIATTTKVVELAHFHGVSVEAELGVVGGQEDDVIADGVIYADPAECKELVERTGIDCLAPALGSVHGPYKGEPNLGFKEMEQVSKSIGVPLVLHGGTGIPIADIKRAISLGTAKINVNTENQLTSVKTVREVLAANPDIYDPRKYLGPARETIKQTVIGKMREFGSSNKA, from the coding sequence ATGCCTTTAGTCTCAATGAAGGAAATGTTAGAGAAAGCAAAAAGGGAAGGGTATGCTGTTGGTCAGTATAACCTTAATAATTTAGAATTTACACAAGCAATTTTACAAGCTGCTGAAGAAGAGCAGTCACCGGTTATTTTAGGAGTTTCTGAAGGTGCAGCTCGCTACATGGGCGGCTTCAAAACAATCGTTAAAATAGTTGAAGCTCTAATGGAAGAATACAAAACAACTGTACCTGTTGCGATCCATTTAGATCATGGTTCAAGCTACCAAAAATGTGCTGAGGCAATTCATGCTGGTTTCACATCAGTTATGATTGATGCATCACATGGTCCATTTGAAGAAAACATCGCAACAACTACAAAAGTTGTTGAGCTTGCTCACTTCCACGGTGTATCTGTTGAGGCAGAGCTAGGTGTGGTTGGTGGACAAGAAGATGATGTCATCGCTGATGGCGTTATTTATGCAGATCCTGCGGAGTGTAAGGAGTTAGTAGAACGAACAGGTATTGACTGCTTAGCACCTGCTTTAGGTTCTGTTCACGGGCCATATAAAGGTGAGCCTAACTTAGGATTTAAAGAAATGGAGCAAGTTAGTAAGTCAATAGGTGTTCCGCTAGTACTTCATGGCGGCACAGGAATTCCAATAGCTGATATTAAAAGAGCAATTTCATTGGGAACAGCGAAAATTAATGTAAATACCGAAAATCAACTTACTTCTGTAAAAACAGTTCGTGAAGTACTCGCTGCAAATCCTGATATCTACGATCCACGTAAATATTTAGGACCGGCACGCGAAACAATTAAACAAACGGTTATCGGAAAGATGCGTGAGTTTGGTTCATCTAATAAAGCTTAA
- the fsa gene encoding fructose-6-phosphate aldolase, with amino-acid sequence MKFFIDTANLDEIREANELGVLAGVTTNPTLVAKEGVEFHARLREITEIVSGSVSAEVIALDFQGMLEEGKELAAIAPNITVKVPMTSEGLKAVRAFHELGIRTNVTLVFSGVQALLAARAGASYVSPFLGRLDDIGQNGLDLVAQIAEIFFIHNIETEIIAASIRHPLHVLDAALKGAHIATIPFKVINQLVKHPLTDKGIEQFLQDWNK; translated from the coding sequence ATGAAGTTCTTTATTGATACGGCAAACTTAGACGAAATTCGTGAAGCAAACGAGTTAGGAGTTTTAGCAGGCGTAACAACAAATCCAACTTTAGTAGCAAAGGAAGGTGTCGAGTTCCATGCGAGACTTCGTGAAATTACAGAAATTGTATCTGGTTCTGTAAGTGCCGAAGTTATTGCTCTTGATTTTCAAGGGATGCTTGAAGAAGGCAAAGAATTAGCGGCAATAGCACCAAACATTACTGTAAAAGTACCGATGACTTCAGAAGGATTAAAGGCCGTTCGAGCGTTTCATGAGTTAGGTATCCGTACAAATGTAACGCTTGTTTTTTCAGGGGTGCAAGCTTTACTGGCTGCAAGAGCCGGGGCATCGTACGTTTCTCCATTTTTAGGACGCCTTGATGATATTGGTCAAAATGGCTTAGATCTGGTAGCGCAAATTGCAGAGATCTTCTTTATTCATAATATTGAAACGGAGATTATTGCCGCATCGATTCGTCACCCTTTGCACGTACTTGATGCAGCATTGAAAGGGGCTCATATAGCTACTATTCCCTTTAAAGTTATTAACCAATTAGTTAAACATCCGCTAACTGACAAGGGTATTGAGCAGTTCTTGCAAGATTGGAACAAATAA